One window from the genome of Roseisolibacter agri encodes:
- a CDS encoding aminotransferase class V-fold PLP-dependent enzyme gives MRPHMPSRRSFLLSAGAVAAAPFAAPLVHKLPAAPAPPFAARAGRALRDAHAVAGGRTPDALADDEAYWGEIQRAFDADRTMINLNNGGVSPTPSHVLEAMIRDLRFSNELPVEHMWRVLEPRLESVRRELARELGCDPEEMAIVRNASEANETMILGLDLKRGDEVIVSTQNYPRMLTAWEQRARRDGIVVKQVRFDVPSSDDHVVERFAAAITPRTRAIELPHITNLTGQVLPVRRIQQLARPKGIEVLVDGAHAFAHFPFTRDALDCDYYGTSLHKWLLAPVGTGFLYVRRDRIPKLWPLMAAPKAMDADVRKFEEIGTHPAANHNAIAAALTFHRAIGAERKAARLRWLRDRWAKQLLAASDRVRVLTPLDDPARAGAIGFFAVEGLDPAKLGGWLLAKHRIVTTPIVFPEFSGIRVTPNVYTTREELDTFVETVVAAIRTGVA, from the coding sequence ATGCGCCCCCACATGCCCAGCCGCCGCTCCTTCCTCCTGTCCGCCGGGGCCGTCGCCGCCGCCCCCTTCGCGGCGCCGCTGGTCCACAAGCTCCCCGCCGCGCCCGCGCCGCCATTCGCCGCGCGCGCGGGCCGCGCGCTGCGGGACGCGCACGCCGTCGCGGGCGGTCGCACGCCCGACGCGCTGGCCGACGACGAGGCGTACTGGGGCGAGATCCAGCGCGCGTTCGACGCCGACCGCACGATGATCAACCTCAACAACGGGGGCGTGAGCCCCACCCCGTCGCACGTGCTGGAGGCGATGATCCGCGACCTGCGCTTCTCGAACGAGCTGCCGGTCGAGCACATGTGGCGCGTGCTGGAGCCGCGCCTGGAAAGCGTGCGGCGCGAGCTGGCGCGCGAGCTCGGGTGCGATCCCGAGGAGATGGCGATCGTCCGCAACGCCAGCGAGGCGAACGAGACGATGATCCTCGGCCTCGACCTGAAGCGCGGCGACGAGGTGATCGTCAGCACGCAGAACTACCCGCGCATGCTGACCGCGTGGGAGCAGCGCGCGCGGCGCGACGGGATCGTCGTGAAGCAGGTGCGGTTCGACGTGCCGTCGAGCGACGACCACGTGGTCGAGCGCTTCGCGGCCGCCATCACGCCGCGCACGCGCGCGATCGAGCTGCCGCACATCACCAACCTCACCGGGCAGGTGCTGCCCGTGCGCCGCATCCAGCAGCTCGCGCGGCCGAAGGGGATCGAGGTGCTGGTGGACGGCGCGCACGCGTTCGCGCACTTCCCGTTCACGCGCGACGCGCTGGACTGCGACTACTACGGCACGAGCCTCCACAAGTGGCTGCTGGCGCCGGTGGGCACGGGCTTCCTGTACGTGCGGCGCGACCGCATCCCGAAGCTCTGGCCGCTGATGGCCGCGCCGAAGGCGATGGACGCCGACGTGCGGAAGTTCGAGGAGATCGGGACGCACCCCGCGGCCAATCACAACGCGATCGCCGCCGCGCTGACCTTCCACCGGGCCATCGGGGCGGAGCGGAAGGCGGCGCGCCTGCGGTGGCTGCGCGACCGGTGGGCGAAGCAGCTGCTGGCGGCGAGCGACCGCGTGCGCGTGCTCACGCCGCTGGACGACCCGGCGCGCGCGGGCGCGATCGGGTTCTTCGCGGTGGAGGGATTGGACCCGGCGAAGCTGGGCGGGTGGCTGCTGGCGAAGCACCGCATCGTCACCACGCCCATCGTCTTCCCGGAGTTCAGCGGCATCCGCGTCACGCCCAACGTCTACACGACGCGCGAGGAGCTCGACACGTTCGTGGAGACGGTCGTCGCGGCGATCCGCACCGGCGTGGCGTGA
- a CDS encoding virginiamycin B lyase family protein: protein MSATRSLHNALTALAAAAIAAALPALAPARAAAQGAPVASPAADAVPVREWKVPWENSRPRDPIADAQGRVWFVGQAGNYVAWLNPANGEFRKYEIDDGTHPHNVVVGPDGNAWYAGNRNAMIGRLEPATGKITRFPMPDSTVRDPHTMIFAPDGDLWFTVQNGNAVGRLTPRTGQIRLVKIPKAQSRPYGLVLDSRGRPWFDLFGTNAIATIDPASMRLRTFPLPHDRARPRRIAITSDDMVWYVDYTRGFLGRLDPQSGAVKEWPNPGGAASLPYAMTVDDRDRLWFVETGKQPNRLIGFDPRGERFFGHTTIESGGGTVRHMTFDRRTGQIWFGTDVGTIGRATVGGTRRPVTE from the coding sequence ATGTCCGCCACGCGCTCGTTGCACAACGCGCTCACCGCGCTCGCCGCCGCGGCGATTGCCGCCGCCCTGCCCGCCCTCGCGCCCGCGCGCGCCGCCGCGCAGGGCGCGCCGGTCGCGTCGCCCGCGGCCGATGCCGTCCCCGTGCGCGAGTGGAAGGTGCCGTGGGAGAACAGCCGCCCGCGCGATCCCATCGCCGACGCGCAGGGGCGCGTCTGGTTCGTCGGCCAGGCGGGCAACTACGTCGCGTGGCTGAATCCGGCGAACGGCGAGTTCCGGAAGTACGAGATCGACGACGGGACGCATCCGCACAACGTCGTCGTCGGCCCGGACGGCAACGCGTGGTACGCGGGCAACCGCAACGCGATGATCGGGCGGCTGGAGCCCGCGACCGGGAAGATCACGCGCTTCCCGATGCCCGACAGCACGGTGCGCGACCCGCACACGATGATCTTCGCGCCCGACGGCGACCTCTGGTTCACCGTGCAGAACGGGAACGCGGTCGGCCGCCTGACGCCGCGCACCGGGCAGATCCGCCTCGTGAAGATCCCGAAGGCGCAGTCGCGCCCCTACGGCCTCGTGCTCGACTCGCGCGGCCGGCCGTGGTTCGACCTGTTCGGCACCAACGCGATCGCGACCATCGACCCGGCGAGCATGCGGCTGCGCACCTTCCCGCTGCCGCACGACCGCGCGCGCCCGCGGCGCATCGCGATCACGTCGGACGACATGGTCTGGTACGTGGACTACACGCGCGGCTTCCTGGGGCGCCTCGACCCGCAGAGCGGCGCGGTGAAGGAGTGGCCGAACCCGGGGGGCGCCGCGTCGCTGCCGTACGCGATGACGGTCGACGACCGCGACCGCCTCTGGTTCGTCGAGACGGGGAAGCAGCCCAACCGGCTGATCGGCTTCGATCCGCGCGGCGAGCGCTTCTTCGGCCACACGACCATCGAGAGCGGCGGCGGCACCGTGCGGCACATGACCTTCGACCGCCGCACGGGCCAGATCTGGTTCGGCACCGACGTCGGCACGATCGGCCGCGCGACGGTCGGCGGCACGCGGCGCCCCGTCACCGAGTGA
- a CDS encoding NAD-dependent epimerase/dehydratase family protein: protein MTDPTARAPDAPAAPDAPMEVAPPATLDALEERLSRPTGGVRAVLGRYQGDVVLLGAGGKMGLSLARMVRRALDELGGVQADRRVVAVSRFGDPVARRAFDAAGVETIAADLLDRRAVAALPDAPLVVYMAGLKFGTADAPARMWATNTVAPLLAAERYARSRIVAFSTGNVYPRTAAPGRGAAEDHPLTPAGEYANACVARERVLEWACERSATPLALVRLSYAVDLRYGVLVDIAQKVLRREPVDVRTGWVNVIWQGDANAQALQAFARCDVPAFAINVTGPDALPVAEIARRFGQRFKRQPVMVGLVAPDALLSDTSLAQRLFGPPTVPTARLIDWVGAWLEAGNPTLGRPTKFEVRDGKY, encoded by the coding sequence ATGACCGACCCCACCGCGCGCGCCCCCGACGCGCCGGCCGCCCCGGATGCGCCGATGGAGGTCGCGCCGCCGGCGACGCTCGACGCGCTCGAGGAGCGCCTCTCCCGCCCCACGGGCGGCGTGCGCGCGGTCCTCGGCCGCTACCAGGGCGACGTCGTGCTGCTGGGGGCGGGCGGGAAGATGGGGCTCTCGCTGGCGCGCATGGTGCGCCGCGCGCTGGACGAGCTGGGCGGCGTGCAGGCGGACCGCCGCGTGGTCGCGGTGTCGCGCTTCGGCGATCCGGTGGCGCGGCGCGCGTTCGACGCCGCGGGCGTCGAGACCATCGCCGCCGACCTGCTCGACCGGCGCGCGGTGGCCGCGCTGCCCGACGCGCCGCTCGTCGTCTACATGGCGGGGCTCAAGTTCGGCACCGCCGACGCGCCGGCGCGCATGTGGGCCACCAACACGGTGGCGCCGCTGCTGGCCGCCGAGCGCTACGCGCGGTCGCGCATCGTCGCCTTCTCGACGGGCAACGTCTACCCGCGCACCGCGGCGCCGGGGCGCGGCGCGGCCGAGGACCATCCGCTCACGCCGGCGGGCGAGTACGCGAACGCGTGCGTCGCCCGCGAGCGCGTGCTGGAGTGGGCGTGCGAGCGCAGCGCGACGCCGCTGGCGCTGGTGCGCCTGAGCTATGCGGTGGACCTGCGCTACGGCGTGCTGGTGGACATCGCGCAGAAGGTGCTGCGCCGCGAGCCGGTGGACGTGCGCACGGGCTGGGTGAACGTGATCTGGCAGGGCGACGCGAACGCGCAGGCGCTGCAGGCGTTCGCGCGCTGCGACGTGCCCGCGTTCGCGATCAACGTCACGGGCCCGGACGCGCTGCCGGTGGCGGAGATCGCGCGCCGCTTCGGGCAGCGCTTCAAGCGGCAGCCGGTGATGGTGGGCCTCGTCGCGCCCGACGCGCTGCTGAGCGACACGTCGCTCGCGCAGCGGCTCTTCGGTCCGCCCACGGTGCCGACGGCGCGCCTGATCGACTGGGTGGGCGCGTGGCTGGAGGCCGGCAACCCGACGCTCGGGCGGCCGACGAAGTTCGAGGTGCGCGACGGCAAGTACTGA
- a CDS encoding M2 family metallopeptidase produces the protein MRRHVAFLLAALLTGASAGAQAPASPAPSPAAARAFVDSAERELATLGEKANRASWVAATYITDDTERLSADVQERYAVAAQRWALGTTRFDGVQLPADVRRKLTLLKLSLVAPPPSDPAKAAELTRLAVGLEADYGRGTYCRPGKLGEPLPAAGAAPVGAARGDSTCYQINALSRALVESRDPNVLLDAWRGWHSIAPPMKDRYARFVQLSNEGARELGFRDVGVMWRSGYDMPADAFSAELERLWQQVRPLYVALHAYTRTRLNQQYGDAAVPKDGMIPAHLLGNMWAQEWGNVFPIVSPAAAAPTVDLTKLLAAKGTDVPAMFRFGEGFFTSLGFDSLPKTFWTRSMLTKPRDREVVCHASAWDIDAQDDVRIKMCAERTGEDFVTVHHELGHNFYQRAYKGQPFLFQNGAHDGFHEAIGDAVALSITPGYLQQVGLLAQAPSTASDTSRLLQQALDKVAFLPFGLLIDQWRWQVFSGQVTPADYNRAWWALRAKYQGVAPPVARTEADFDPGAKYHVPANTPYTRYFLARVLQFQLYRAMCREAGHTGPLYRCSFYGSKAAGAKLARLLEAGQSRPWQEVLFEMTGERRMDAGAMMEYFAPLKIWLDRQNAGHPVGWTVPAQVSQTR, from the coding sequence ATGCGCCGCCACGTCGCCTTCCTGCTCGCCGCGCTCCTGACCGGCGCGAGCGCCGGCGCCCAGGCGCCCGCGTCCCCCGCACCCTCCCCAGCCGCCGCGCGCGCCTTCGTCGACTCCGCCGAGCGCGAGCTCGCGACGCTCGGCGAGAAGGCGAACCGCGCCTCGTGGGTGGCCGCCACCTACATCACCGACGACACCGAGCGGCTCTCCGCCGACGTGCAGGAGCGCTACGCGGTGGCCGCGCAGCGCTGGGCGCTCGGCACCACCCGCTTCGACGGCGTCCAGCTGCCCGCGGACGTGCGGCGCAAGCTCACCCTCCTCAAGCTCTCGCTCGTCGCGCCGCCGCCGAGCGACCCCGCCAAGGCCGCGGAGCTGACGCGCCTCGCGGTCGGGCTCGAGGCGGACTACGGACGCGGGACCTACTGCCGGCCGGGCAAGCTCGGCGAGCCGCTGCCCGCGGCCGGCGCGGCGCCGGTCGGCGCGGCACGCGGCGACTCGACGTGCTACCAGATCAACGCGCTCTCGCGCGCGCTGGTCGAGAGCCGCGACCCGAACGTGCTGCTCGACGCCTGGCGCGGCTGGCACTCCATCGCACCGCCGATGAAGGACCGCTACGCGCGCTTCGTGCAGCTCTCCAACGAGGGCGCGCGCGAGCTCGGCTTCCGCGACGTCGGCGTCATGTGGCGCTCCGGCTACGACATGCCGGCCGACGCGTTCTCCGCGGAGCTGGAGCGGCTCTGGCAGCAGGTGCGCCCGCTGTACGTCGCGCTGCACGCGTACACGCGCACGCGGCTCAACCAGCAGTACGGCGACGCGGCCGTGCCGAAGGACGGGATGATCCCCGCGCACCTGCTCGGCAACATGTGGGCGCAGGAGTGGGGCAACGTGTTCCCGATCGTCTCGCCCGCCGCCGCCGCCCCGACGGTCGACCTGACCAAGCTGCTGGCGGCGAAGGGGACGGACGTCCCCGCCATGTTCCGCTTCGGCGAGGGCTTCTTCACCTCGCTCGGCTTCGACTCGCTGCCGAAGACGTTCTGGACGCGCTCGATGCTGACGAAGCCACGCGACCGCGAGGTCGTCTGCCACGCCAGCGCGTGGGACATCGACGCGCAGGACGACGTGCGCATCAAGATGTGCGCGGAGCGCACCGGCGAGGACTTCGTCACGGTGCACCACGAGCTGGGGCACAACTTCTACCAGCGCGCCTACAAGGGGCAGCCGTTCCTGTTCCAGAACGGCGCGCACGACGGCTTCCACGAGGCCATCGGCGACGCGGTCGCGCTCTCCATCACGCCGGGCTACCTGCAGCAGGTCGGCCTGCTCGCGCAGGCGCCGAGCACCGCGTCGGACACGTCGCGGCTGCTGCAGCAGGCGCTCGACAAGGTAGCGTTCCTCCCGTTCGGCCTGCTCATCGACCAGTGGCGCTGGCAGGTGTTCAGCGGCCAGGTGACGCCGGCCGACTACAACAGGGCGTGGTGGGCGCTGCGCGCGAAGTACCAGGGCGTCGCGCCGCCGGTCGCGCGCACCGAGGCCGACTTCGACCCGGGCGCGAAGTACCACGTGCCGGCCAACACGCCGTACACGCGCTACTTCCTCGCGCGCGTGCTGCAGTTCCAGCTCTATCGCGCGATGTGCCGCGAGGCCGGGCACACGGGACCGCTGTATCGCTGCTCGTTCTACGGCAGCAAGGCGGCGGGCGCGAAGCTCGCGCGCCTGCTCGAGGCGGGGCAGAGCCGCCCGTGGCAGGAGGTGCTGTTCGAGATGACCGGCGAGCGCCGCATGGACGCGGGCGCGATGATGGAGTACTTCGCGCCGCTCAAGATCTGGCTCGACCGGCAGAACGCGGGACACCCGGTCGGGTGGACGGTGCCCGCGCAGGTCAGCCAGACGCGCTGA
- a CDS encoding SufE family protein has protein sequence MADAPAPPLPPTIERTLARFRALGREEKMQALVGYARKLEPLPPRYAEMDRAAFNVPECQTRVDIFPEHRDDGTLHFYADVNVRQSPTIAAVLAITFQAVNDQPPEVTLALPSDYVRQLMEGVGLHTREVGLQAMVQRLKRHAAEARAAA, from the coding sequence ATGGCCGACGCCCCCGCCCCACCGCTCCCGCCCACCATCGAGCGCACGCTCGCACGCTTCCGCGCCCTCGGGCGCGAGGAGAAGATGCAGGCGCTGGTGGGCTACGCGCGGAAGCTGGAGCCGCTGCCGCCGCGCTACGCGGAGATGGACCGCGCCGCGTTCAACGTGCCGGAATGCCAGACGCGCGTGGACATCTTCCCCGAGCACCGCGACGACGGCACGCTCCACTTCTACGCCGACGTCAACGTGCGGCAGTCGCCCACCATCGCGGCGGTGCTGGCGATCACCTTCCAGGCGGTCAACGACCAGCCGCCCGAGGTGACGCTCGCGCTCCCGTCGGACTACGTGCGGCAGCTGATGGAAGGCGTCGGGCTGCACACGCGCGAGGTGGGGCTGCAGGCGATGGTGCAGCGCCTCAAGCGCCATGCGGCCGAGGCCCGCGCCGCGGCCTGA
- a CDS encoding lysophospholipid acyltransferase family protein translates to MQRLVTAWVWTLWVLIVLVGFPIICLVFACTAPFDKGRYAPGRVFRFFGSLGARLNPWWHFHTTGVRIDDPRRPYVVVSNHESYADIFLLCYLPWEMKWLAKKTIFNIPVMGWIMRMAGDVPLVRGNRASAIGALARCRDRLARRASVMVFPEGSRSNTDELLSFKDGAFALAVESQVPLLPIAVAGTRNAMAKHSFRVQRATAACRVLPPIDTTGLSSSDVPALREHVRTLIDGARRELLAELRAGHRLPALAPAPEPAPLPLAASLPMASEAR, encoded by the coding sequence ATGCAGCGTCTCGTCACCGCCTGGGTCTGGACCCTGTGGGTCCTGATCGTCCTCGTCGGCTTCCCGATCATCTGCCTCGTCTTCGCGTGCACGGCCCCGTTCGACAAGGGGCGGTACGCGCCGGGCCGCGTGTTCCGCTTCTTCGGAAGCCTGGGCGCGCGGCTCAACCCGTGGTGGCACTTCCACACCACGGGCGTCCGGATCGACGATCCGCGGCGGCCCTACGTCGTCGTCTCGAACCACGAGTCGTACGCCGACATCTTCCTGCTGTGCTACCTGCCGTGGGAGATGAAGTGGCTGGCCAAGAAGACGATCTTCAACATCCCCGTGATGGGGTGGATCATGCGCATGGCCGGTGACGTGCCGCTCGTGCGCGGGAACCGGGCGAGCGCGATCGGCGCGCTGGCGCGCTGCCGCGACCGGCTGGCGCGGCGCGCGTCGGTGATGGTCTTCCCCGAGGGCTCGCGCTCCAACACCGACGAGCTGCTGTCGTTCAAGGACGGCGCGTTCGCGCTCGCCGTCGAGTCGCAGGTCCCACTGCTCCCCATCGCCGTCGCGGGCACGCGCAACGCGATGGCCAAGCACTCGTTCCGCGTGCAGCGCGCGACGGCCGCCTGCCGCGTGCTGCCGCCGATCGACACGACGGGGCTGTCGTCCAGCGACGTGCCGGCGCTGCGCGAGCACGTGCGCACGCTGATCGACGGCGCGCGCCGCGAGCTGCTGGCCGAGCTGCGCGCGGGGCACCGGCTGCCGGCGCTCGCGCCCGCGCCGGAGCCCGCGCCGCTGCCGCTCGCGGCGTCGCTGCCGATGGCCAGCGAGGCGCGGTGA
- a CDS encoding dihydrodipicolinate synthase family protein has translation MNVRRHLLDGHVIPAHPLALTPTRELDERHQRALTRYYVASGAGGIAVGVHTTQFAIHAPQVGLYRPVLELAAETARDALARETTPGGAPRPFVLVAGLVGDTRQAVHEAEIARARGYHAGLLSLAAMADADDAALVRHARAVAEVLPIVGFYLQPAVGGRTLVHRFWRELAEIPNLVAIKIAPFDRYRTIDVVRAVAEAGRDDVALYTGNDDSILVDLLTPFPVHAGGRRVLRRMVGGLLGQWAVWTRAAVEQLDDVKAAVAAQGADGTGAVAAGWLARAAALTDANGAIFDARNGYAGCLPGIHEVLRRQGLMRGVWTLEPHERLSPGQSEELDRVLRSYPELTDDDFVAEHRDEWLR, from the coding sequence ATGAACGTCCGCCGCCACCTGCTCGACGGTCACGTCATCCCCGCGCACCCGCTCGCGCTCACGCCCACGCGCGAGCTGGACGAGCGCCACCAGCGCGCGCTCACGCGCTACTACGTCGCCTCGGGCGCGGGCGGCATCGCGGTCGGCGTGCACACGACGCAGTTCGCCATCCACGCGCCGCAGGTCGGCCTCTATCGCCCGGTGCTGGAGCTGGCGGCGGAGACGGCGCGCGACGCGCTGGCACGCGAGACGACGCCCGGCGGCGCGCCGCGCCCCTTCGTGCTCGTCGCAGGGCTCGTCGGCGACACGCGCCAGGCCGTGCACGAGGCCGAGATCGCGCGCGCCCGCGGCTACCACGCGGGGCTGCTGTCGCTCGCCGCGATGGCGGACGCCGACGACGCCGCGCTGGTGCGCCACGCGCGCGCGGTGGCCGAGGTGCTGCCGATCGTGGGCTTCTACCTGCAGCCCGCGGTCGGCGGGCGCACGCTCGTGCACCGCTTCTGGCGCGAGCTGGCCGAGATCCCGAACCTCGTCGCGATCAAGATCGCGCCGTTCGACCGCTACCGCACGATCGACGTCGTGCGCGCGGTGGCGGAGGCGGGGCGCGACGACGTGGCGCTCTACACCGGCAACGACGACAGCATCCTCGTCGACCTGCTGACGCCCTTCCCCGTGCACGCCGGCGGGCGCCGCGTGCTGCGCCGCATGGTGGGCGGGCTGCTGGGCCAGTGGGCGGTGTGGACGCGCGCGGCGGTCGAGCAGCTCGACGACGTGAAGGCCGCGGTGGCCGCGCAGGGCGCCGACGGCACGGGCGCGGTCGCTGCCGGGTGGCTGGCGCGCGCCGCCGCGCTCACCGACGCCAACGGCGCCATCTTCGACGCGCGCAACGGCTACGCGGGCTGCCTGCCGGGCATCCACGAGGTGCTGCGCCGCCAGGGGCTGATGCGCGGCGTGTGGACGCTGGAGCCGCACGAGCGGCTGTCACCGGGGCAGAGCGAGGAGCTGGATCGGGTGCTGCGGTCGTACCCGGAGTTGACGGACGATGATTTCGTCGCCGAGCACCGTGATGAGTGGCTCCGGTAG
- a CDS encoding CDGSH iron-sulfur domain-containing protein has translation MDRITITVRNNGSLFISGDDMAKVRLVDHEGNEISTEGRKAISLCRCGGSTKKPFCDGTHSKIGFVGAIAAQQAFDAAKAAGAPAAAATEAATTAAAASVPAPDAPAGGTPTGGPANG, from the coding sequence ATGGACCGCATCACGATCACCGTCCGCAACAACGGCTCGCTCTTCATCTCGGGCGACGACATGGCGAAGGTCCGCCTGGTCGACCACGAGGGCAACGAGATCTCCACCGAGGGGCGCAAGGCGATCTCGCTCTGCCGCTGCGGCGGGTCGACGAAGAAGCCGTTCTGCGACGGGACGCACAGCAAGATCGGCTTCGTGGGCGCGATCGCGGCCCAGCAGGCGTTCGACGCCGCGAAGGCCGCGGGCGCTCCGGCCGCCGCGGCGACCGAGGCGGCGACCACGGCCGCGGCCGCGTCGGTTCCCGCGCCCGACGCCCCGGCGGGCGGCACCCCGACCGGCGGCCCCGCGAACGGCTGA